A region from the Variovorax paradoxus genome encodes:
- a CDS encoding ABCB family ABC transporter ATP-binding protein/permease, whose protein sequence is MRRSGEALPPPSHTATGHAPARSDRSDWATLRRLFPYLWQYKWRVIAALGFMVGAKVANVGVPVLLKNLIDTMTPKPDMAQALLIVPIGLLLAYGLLRFSTALFGELRELIFAKATEGTARQIALEVFGHLHSLSLRFHLERQTGGMTRDIERGTRGVHSLISMSLYSIVPTIIELALVLTILGVKFDSLFVWITGVALVLYITFTVTVTEWRTQFRKTMNELDSMAQSRAVDSLLNYETVKYFNNEEFEAKRYDASLDRYRKAAIKSQRTLSMLNTGQQLLIAVSLVLMLWRATSGVVEGRMTLGDLVMVNAFMIQLYIPLNFLGVIYREIKQSLTDLDKMFVLMEKEREVRDAPGAQPLSLLPLPPGEGGGEGSGVDSTIRFEDVSFAYEPDRPILKHVSFEIPAGKTVAVVGPSGSGKSTLARLLYRFYDVQQGRITIGGQDIREVQQSSVRRAIGIVPQDTVLFNDTVEYNIAYGRPGATREEVEGAARAARIHDFISATPRGYETTVGERGLKLSGGEKQRVAIARTLLKNPPIVIFDEATSALDSANERAIQSELRSAAQDKTTLVIAHRLSTVVDAHEILVLEAGVIVERGTHAELLAKQSRYAQMWALQKSEATPLM, encoded by the coding sequence ATGCGCCGCAGCGGCGAAGCCCTACCTCCTCCCTCCCACACCGCCACCGGCCATGCGCCGGCGCGCAGCGACCGTTCCGATTGGGCGACGCTGCGCCGCCTTTTCCCCTACCTCTGGCAGTACAAGTGGCGGGTGATCGCCGCGCTCGGCTTCATGGTGGGCGCCAAGGTGGCCAACGTGGGCGTGCCGGTGCTGCTCAAGAACCTGATCGACACCATGACGCCCAAGCCGGACATGGCGCAGGCGCTGCTGATCGTGCCGATCGGACTTTTGCTGGCCTACGGGCTGCTGCGCTTTTCGACCGCGCTCTTCGGCGAGCTGCGCGAGCTGATCTTCGCCAAGGCCACCGAGGGCACGGCGCGGCAGATCGCGCTGGAGGTGTTCGGCCATCTGCATTCGCTGAGCCTGCGCTTCCACCTGGAGCGCCAGACCGGCGGCATGACGCGCGACATCGAGCGCGGCACGCGCGGCGTGCATTCGCTCATTTCGATGTCGCTCTACAGCATCGTGCCGACCATCATCGAACTGGCGCTGGTGCTCACCATCCTGGGCGTGAAGTTCGATTCGCTGTTCGTCTGGATCACGGGCGTGGCGCTGGTGCTCTACATCACCTTCACGGTCACGGTGACCGAGTGGCGCACGCAGTTCCGCAAGACCATGAACGAGCTCGACTCGATGGCCCAGAGCCGCGCCGTCGATTCGCTGCTGAACTACGAAACCGTCAAGTACTTCAACAACGAGGAGTTCGAGGCGAAGCGCTACGACGCCAGCCTGGACCGCTACCGCAAGGCGGCCATCAAGAGCCAGCGCACGCTGAGCATGCTCAACACCGGGCAGCAGCTGCTGATTGCCGTGAGCCTGGTGCTGATGCTGTGGCGCGCCACCTCGGGCGTGGTCGAAGGGCGCATGACGCTGGGCGACCTGGTGATGGTCAACGCCTTCATGATCCAGCTCTACATTCCGCTCAACTTCCTGGGCGTGATCTACCGCGAGATCAAGCAGAGCCTGACCGACCTCGACAAGATGTTCGTGCTGATGGAAAAGGAGCGCGAAGTGCGCGATGCGCCCGGCGCGCAGCCCTTGTCTTTGCTCCCTCTCCCCCCGGGAGAGGGCGGGGGTGAGGGCAGCGGCGTCGACTCCACCATCCGCTTCGAGGACGTCAGCTTCGCCTACGAGCCCGACCGCCCCATCCTCAAGCACGTGAGCTTCGAGATTCCCGCCGGCAAGACGGTGGCCGTGGTCGGCCCCTCGGGCTCGGGCAAGTCGACGCTCGCGCGGCTGCTGTACCGCTTCTACGATGTTCAGCAGGGCCGCATCACCATCGGCGGCCAGGACATCCGCGAGGTGCAGCAGTCGAGCGTGCGGCGCGCGATCGGCATCGTGCCGCAGGACACGGTGCTGTTCAACGACACGGTCGAATACAACATCGCCTACGGCCGCCCCGGTGCCACGCGCGAAGAGGTGGAAGGCGCGGCCCGCGCGGCGCGCATCCACGACTTCATCTCGGCCACGCCCAGGGGCTATGAAACCACCGTGGGCGAGCGCGGCCTCAAGCTCTCGGGCGGGGAGAAGCAGCGCGTGGCCATTGCGCGCACGCTGCTCAAGAACCCGCCGATCGTGATCTTCGACGAGGCCACCTCGGCGCTCGATTCGGCCAACGAACGCGCCATTCAATCGGAACTCAGGAGCGCCGCGCAGGACAAGACCACGCTGGTCATCGCCCACCGCCTGTCGACCGTGGTCGATGCGCACGAGATCCTGGTGCTCGAAGCGGGCGTGATCGTCGAGCGCGGCACCCATGCCGAGCTGCTTGCGAAGCAGAGCCGCTATGCGCAGATGTGGGCTTTGCAGAAAAGCGAAGCCACACCGCTGATGTAG
- a CDS encoding acyl-CoA thioesterase translates to MSDISSTAAAATLKSLPTDMELVLKVIPMPADVNANGDIFGGWVMAQCDLAGSVIPARYAKGRMATVAVNEFIFKQPVRLGDILSFYSKLVRIGRTSITVTVEVFAERFKAQGEYVKVTQATFTYVAIDDNGRPRPIEQQQP, encoded by the coding sequence ATGTCCGATATTTCCAGCACCGCTGCCGCCGCAACCCTCAAGAGCCTGCCCACCGACATGGAGCTGGTGCTCAAGGTCATTCCAATGCCGGCCGACGTCAATGCCAACGGCGACATCTTCGGCGGCTGGGTCATGGCGCAGTGCGACCTGGCCGGCTCGGTCATTCCGGCACGCTACGCCAAGGGGCGCATGGCCACCGTCGCGGTGAATGAATTCATCTTCAAGCAGCCGGTGCGGCTGGGCGACATCCTGTCCTTCTATTCGAAGCTGGTGCGCATCGGGCGCACCTCGATCACCGTCACGGTCGAGGTCTTCGCCGAGCGCTTCAAGGCGCAGGGCGAATACGTCAAGGTCACCCAAGCCACCTTCACCTACGTGGCCATCGACGACAACGGCCGGCCCCGGCCGATCGAGCAGCAGCAGCCCTGA
- a CDS encoding ABC transporter substrate-binding protein, with translation MRPLRIGLIGSWSGPYAAGGRQFDAGMSVWLAAHNQRIAGRPVELLRRDVPGSAPEQARRHAQDLVESERVDLLAGLDFSSNAYAVGAVATQAKVPLLVMNAASSGITARCPFAVRVSFTIAQVAMPLARWALQQGLRDVCTVVADYASGVDAESAFVSAITAGGGRVGAMLRVPLSTFDYSAYMLRLRELRPQAVFFFLPSGQMPATFLKFWRDRGMADTGIRLLATGDATDDHYLEGIGELADGLVTSHHYSFAHESAANRRFTGVFETEYGSHLRPGYFAVAAHDALAAADAAMSSPAMRGGAGAEQLVDAFRGLQLESPRGPIEIDAHTRDIVQAVYIRRTERLDGRWINREFERFERVRDPAL, from the coding sequence GTGCGGCCGCTGCGCATCGGCCTCATCGGTTCCTGGTCCGGCCCCTATGCCGCCGGCGGGCGCCAGTTCGATGCCGGCATGTCGGTCTGGCTCGCCGCCCACAACCAGCGCATCGCGGGGCGCCCGGTCGAACTGCTGCGCCGCGATGTGCCCGGCAGCGCGCCCGAGCAGGCGCGCCGCCATGCGCAGGACCTGGTGGAGAGCGAGCGCGTCGACCTGCTGGCGGGGCTGGACTTCAGTTCCAACGCCTATGCGGTCGGCGCCGTGGCCACGCAGGCCAAGGTGCCCCTCCTGGTGATGAACGCGGCTTCCTCGGGCATCACGGCGCGCTGCCCGTTCGCGGTGCGGGTGTCCTTCACCATTGCGCAGGTCGCGATGCCGCTGGCGCGCTGGGCGCTCCAGCAGGGGCTGCGCGATGTCTGCACCGTGGTGGCCGACTACGCCTCGGGGGTCGATGCCGAAAGCGCCTTCGTCTCGGCCATCACCGCCGGCGGTGGGCGCGTCGGCGCGATGCTGCGCGTGCCGCTCAGCACGTTCGACTATTCAGCCTACATGCTGCGGCTGCGCGAACTCAGGCCGCAGGCGGTGTTCTTCTTCCTGCCTTCGGGCCAGATGCCGGCGACCTTCCTCAAGTTCTGGCGCGACCGCGGCATGGCCGACACCGGCATCCGCCTGCTCGCGACCGGCGACGCCACCGACGACCACTACCTCGAAGGCATCGGCGAGCTGGCCGATGGCCTGGTGACCAGCCACCACTATTCGTTCGCCCATGAGTCGGCGGCCAATCGCCGCTTCACCGGCGTCTTCGAGACCGAGTACGGCAGCCATCTGCGGCCGGGCTATTTCGCGGTGGCGGCGCACGATGCGCTCGCGGCCGCCGACGCTGCGATGAGTTCGCCGGCCATGCGCGGCGGCGCGGGCGCGGAGCAGCTGGTGGATGCTTTCCGGGGCCTCCAGCTCGAGAGCCCGCGCGGCCCGATCGAGATCGACGCCCACACCCGGGACATCGTGCAGGCCGTCTACATCCGCCGCACCGAAAGGCTCGACGGGCGCTGGATCAACCGCGAGTTCGAACGCTTCGAGCGGGTGCGCGATCCGGCGCTGTGA
- a CDS encoding enoyl-CoA hydratase: protein MSDILVHTEAGVMTLTFNRVDKKNSITSSMYGELADALAAAEGDAAVRCVLIQGDPTIFSAGNDIGDFLNAPPAGKDSPVFRFLRGIAAFPKPVVASVCGPAVGIGTTMLFHCDLVYAGDNAAFSMPFVNLGLCPEAASSLLVPQMLGYHRAAEALLLGEPFMAEAALEVGLVNRIVPPTEANAIAQVQARKLAAKPLSALVETKRLLKKAQMPAVLERMDEEGASFGRMLREPAAREAFGAFMEKRKPDFSKV, encoded by the coding sequence ATGAGCGACATCCTCGTCCACACCGAAGCCGGTGTGATGACCCTCACCTTCAACCGCGTCGACAAGAAGAACTCCATCACCAGCAGCATGTACGGCGAGCTCGCCGATGCACTGGCTGCGGCCGAGGGCGATGCGGCCGTGCGCTGCGTGCTGATCCAGGGCGACCCCACCATCTTCAGCGCCGGCAACGACATCGGCGACTTCCTCAACGCGCCGCCGGCCGGCAAGGACTCGCCGGTGTTTCGCTTCCTGCGCGGCATCGCGGCCTTTCCGAAGCCTGTCGTCGCGTCGGTGTGCGGCCCGGCCGTGGGCATCGGCACCACGATGCTGTTCCATTGCGACCTGGTCTACGCGGGCGACAACGCGGCGTTCTCGATGCCTTTCGTGAACCTGGGCCTGTGCCCCGAAGCGGCGTCGAGCCTGCTGGTGCCGCAGATGCTGGGCTACCACCGCGCGGCCGAGGCGCTGTTGCTGGGCGAGCCCTTCATGGCCGAGGCCGCGCTCGAAGTGGGGCTGGTCAACCGCATCGTGCCGCCCACCGAAGCCAATGCCATCGCGCAGGTGCAGGCCCGCAAGCTCGCGGCCAAGCCGTTGAGCGCGCTGGTCGAGACCAAGCGGCTGCTGAAGAAGGCGCAGATGCCGGCCGTGCTCGAGCGCATGGACGAAGAAGGCGCGAGCTTCGGCCGCATGCTGCGCGAACCCGCGGCGCGCGAGGCTTTCGGCGCCTTCATGGAGAAACGCAAGCCCGATTTCTCGAAGGTCTGA
- a CDS encoding 2-hydroxychromene-2-carboxylate isomerase — protein sequence MTKTVDFYFDFGSPAAYLAATQLPHVCADTGAELMWKPMLLGGVFQATGNRSPAEVVPKAPYMTIDLQRFARRYGVPFVHNPHFPINTLLLMRGATGLQMKEPARFGAYVDAVFHAMWVEPKNMNDPATVAGVLQNAGFDAAALLALAGTQDVKDRLKAVTQEAVARGVFGAPTMFVGDQMFWGQDRLDFVREALDA from the coding sequence ATGACAAAGACAGTCGACTTCTATTTCGACTTCGGCAGCCCCGCCGCCTACCTGGCCGCCACACAGCTGCCGCACGTGTGCGCCGACACCGGCGCAGAGTTGATGTGGAAGCCCATGCTGCTGGGCGGCGTGTTCCAGGCCACCGGCAACCGTTCGCCGGCCGAGGTGGTGCCCAAGGCGCCGTACATGACCATCGACCTGCAGCGCTTCGCCAGGCGCTACGGCGTGCCCTTCGTGCACAACCCGCACTTCCCCATCAACACGCTGCTGCTGATGCGCGGCGCCACCGGCCTCCAGATGAAGGAGCCGGCGCGCTTCGGCGCGTATGTCGATGCCGTCTTCCATGCGATGTGGGTCGAGCCGAAGAACATGAACGACCCCGCCACCGTGGCCGGCGTCTTGCAGAATGCGGGCTTCGATGCGGCCGCCCTGCTCGCGCTGGCCGGCACGCAGGACGTGAAGGACCGCCTGAAGGCCGTCACGCAGGAAGCGGTGGCGCGCGGCGTGTTCGGCGCGCCCACCATGTTCGTCGGCGACCAGATGTTCTGGGGCCAGGACCGCCTGGATTTCGTACGCGAAGCCCTCGACGCCTGA
- a CDS encoding SDR family oxidoreductase produces the protein MTSMQKTALIVGAGDATGGAIARRFAREGFATCVTRRSLDKLQPLVAQIEADGGRAHAFGCDARKEEEVVALVEQIESTIGPIEVMVFNIGANVPESILNETARKYFKVWEMACFSGFLNGREVAKRMVAREMPKGGHRGTIIFTGATASLRGAANFGAFSGAKMALRALAQSMARELGPQGIHVAHVVVDGAIDTEFIRSNFPERYALKDSDGILNPEHIADSYWMLHSQPRDAWTHELDLRPWSEKF, from the coding sequence ATGACTTCCATGCAAAAAACCGCACTCATCGTCGGTGCCGGCGACGCCACCGGCGGCGCCATTGCCCGCCGCTTCGCACGCGAAGGCTTTGCCACCTGCGTCACGCGGCGCAGCCTCGACAAGCTGCAGCCGCTGGTCGCGCAGATCGAGGCCGACGGCGGGCGCGCCCACGCCTTCGGCTGCGACGCGCGCAAGGAAGAGGAAGTGGTGGCGCTCGTCGAGCAGATCGAATCGACCATCGGGCCGATCGAGGTGATGGTGTTCAACATCGGCGCCAACGTGCCCGAGAGCATCCTGAACGAGACGGCGCGCAAGTATTTCAAGGTGTGGGAGATGGCCTGCTTCTCGGGCTTTCTCAATGGGCGCGAAGTGGCCAAGCGAATGGTGGCGCGCGAGATGCCGAAGGGCGGGCATCGCGGCACGATCATCTTCACGGGCGCCACGGCGTCGCTGCGCGGCGCGGCGAACTTCGGCGCCTTCTCGGGCGCGAAGATGGCGCTGCGGGCGTTGGCCCAATCGATGGCACGAGAGCTCGGGCCGCAGGGCATTCACGTCGCGCATGTGGTGGTCGACGGCGCCATCGACACCGAGTTCATCCGCAGCAATTTCCCCGAGCGCTATGCGCTGAAGGACAGCGACGGCATCCTGAACCCCGAGCACATCGCCGACAGCTACTGGATGCTGCACTCGCAGCCGCGCGACGCTTGGACGCACGAACTCGATCTGCGGCCTTGGTCGGAGAAGTTCTGA
- a CDS encoding acyl-CoA thioesterase: protein MSTQHPFDKALALHHSDIRVGHFTGMTSPDYWNMVGPFGGTTAALALQSVMQHPDVLGTPIALTVNYAAALEAGAFDIQATAVRTNRSTQHWTVQITQAGASGAPHMTTTATVVTAARRETWGQSDMPMPEAPRPETVERLSIGPSGVAWIHQYEMRPFSGGIPAKWDDSLQHSESRIWLRDAQARPLDFASLAAMSDMFYPRVWLRRARHVPAGTVSITTYFHAGPAQLAEVGTGYLLGRAAGQQFFNGFFDQTAHLWSEQGVLLSTSNQIVYYKE from the coding sequence ATGAGCACGCAACACCCCTTCGACAAGGCCCTGGCCCTGCACCACAGCGACATCCGCGTGGGCCACTTCACGGGCATGACCAGCCCCGACTACTGGAACATGGTCGGTCCCTTCGGCGGCACCACCGCAGCCCTTGCGCTGCAGTCGGTGATGCAGCATCCGGATGTGCTGGGCACGCCGATCGCGCTGACCGTCAACTACGCAGCGGCACTCGAAGCCGGCGCCTTCGACATCCAGGCCACCGCGGTGCGCACCAATCGCTCGACGCAGCACTGGACGGTGCAGATCACGCAGGCCGGCGCCAGCGGCGCGCCCCACATGACCACCACGGCGACGGTGGTCACGGCCGCGCGCCGCGAGACCTGGGGCCAGAGCGACATGCCGATGCCCGAGGCGCCAAGGCCCGAGACGGTCGAGCGCCTGAGCATCGGCCCGTCCGGCGTGGCGTGGATCCACCAGTACGAGATGCGCCCGTTCAGCGGCGGCATTCCCGCGAAGTGGGACGACAGCCTGCAGCACAGCGAAAGCCGGATCTGGCTGCGCGACGCGCAGGCGCGGCCGCTCGACTTTGCCTCGCTGGCCGCGATGAGCGACATGTTCTATCCGCGCGTCTGGCTGCGCCGCGCCAGGCATGTGCCGGCGGGCACAGTGTCGATCACGACGTATTTCCACGCCGGACCGGCGCAGCTGGCCGAGGTCGGCACGGGCTACCTGCTGGGCCGCGCGGCGGGGCAGCAGTTCTTCAACGGATTCTTCGACCAGACAGCGCATCTGTGGAGCGAGCAGGGCGTGCTGCTTTCCACCTCGAACCAGATCGTCTACTACAAAGAATAG
- a CDS encoding alpha/beta hydrolase family protein, giving the protein MQTQQLPVDDGVQVAVRRYEPAGEARASIVIGGAMGVRQSFYEPFAQWLAQQGLRVWTFDYRGSGDSRNGASLRGFEADLFDWARDYEAVIDAAKAALPEQPLYLVGHSLGAQLPGFLQRPGQVDGLVSIAAGSGYWRENAPKLKRSILYFWFVLVPLATRLCGYFPGRRLKKVGDLPRGVILQWRRWCLHPRYSVGAEGELALQSYGRVRFPVLALSITDDELMTLAGTESLLSFYAGAPRAMERIAPADVQARRIGHFGFFREQFSQSLWPSMVDKLHRLAALTAVQQAGVPHTTA; this is encoded by the coding sequence ATGCAGACGCAACAGCTCCCGGTCGACGACGGCGTGCAAGTGGCCGTGCGTCGCTACGAGCCGGCCGGCGAAGCCCGTGCCAGCATCGTGATCGGCGGCGCGATGGGCGTGCGCCAATCGTTCTACGAACCCTTCGCGCAGTGGCTCGCGCAGCAGGGCCTGCGCGTCTGGACCTTCGACTACCGCGGCTCGGGCGATTCGCGCAACGGCGCCTCGCTGCGCGGCTTCGAGGCCGACCTGTTCGACTGGGCGCGCGACTACGAAGCGGTGATCGACGCCGCCAAGGCCGCGCTGCCCGAACAGCCGCTCTACCTCGTCGGCCACAGCCTGGGCGCGCAGCTGCCGGGTTTCCTGCAGCGGCCCGGGCAGGTCGATGGCCTCGTCAGCATTGCGGCCGGCAGCGGCTACTGGCGCGAGAACGCGCCGAAGCTCAAGCGCAGCATCCTCTACTTCTGGTTCGTGCTCGTGCCGCTGGCCACGCGGCTGTGCGGCTACTTTCCGGGGCGCCGGCTCAAGAAGGTGGGCGACCTGCCGCGCGGCGTGATCCTGCAGTGGCGGCGCTGGTGCCTCCATCCGCGCTACAGCGTGGGTGCCGAAGGCGAACTCGCCCTGCAGAGTTACGGGCGCGTGCGCTTCCCGGTGCTTGCGCTGTCGATCACCGACGACGAACTCATGACGCTTGCCGGCACCGAAAGCCTGCTGAGCTTCTATGCCGGCGCGCCGCGCGCCATGGAGCGCATTGCGCCGGCCGACGTGCAGGCGCGGCGCATCGGGCACTTCGGTTTCTTCCGCGAACAATTCAGCCAGAGCCTGTGGCCGAGCATGGTCGACAAGCTGCACCGGCTGGCCGCGCTTACCGCAGTGCAGCAAGCCGGCGTCCCGCACACGACTGCGTGA
- a CDS encoding acetyl-CoA C-acyltransferase, translating to MKQIQDAYIVSATRTPIGKSHRGYLRNYRPDDLLATTLKAALAAVPGLDPKAIEDIICGCAIPESQQGLNVARIGAVLAGLPTSIGGITVNRFCASGLSAVQMAADRIRVGEADVMIAAGVESMSMVPMMGNSPSLSPSIFEREGDVGIAYGMGLTAEKVAQQWKVSREAQDEFALASHQKALAAQKAGKFTGEITPIEVTDRTPDLATGESIAKTRTVNLDEGARPDTSLEGLAKLRTVFAARGTVTAGNSSQTSDGAGALILASEKAVKQYGLTPLARFVSFASKGVPPHIMGIGPIEAIPAALRYAGLKHEDIDWFELNEAFAAQSLAVINTLGLDPSKVNPMGGAIALGHPLGATGAIRAATVVHALRRENLKYGMVTMCVGMGQGAAGIFERV from the coding sequence ATGAAACAGATTCAAGACGCCTACATCGTCTCCGCCACCCGCACCCCCATCGGCAAGTCGCATCGCGGCTACTTGCGTAACTACCGGCCCGACGACCTGCTCGCGACCACGCTCAAGGCGGCGCTCGCCGCCGTGCCTGGCCTCGACCCCAAGGCCATCGAGGACATCATCTGCGGCTGTGCGATTCCCGAATCGCAGCAGGGCCTGAACGTGGCGCGCATCGGCGCGGTGCTCGCCGGTTTGCCGACCAGCATCGGCGGCATCACCGTGAACCGCTTCTGCGCATCGGGCCTGTCGGCCGTGCAGATGGCTGCGGACCGCATTCGCGTGGGCGAGGCCGACGTGATGATCGCGGCCGGCGTCGAGAGCATGAGCATGGTGCCGATGATGGGCAACTCGCCGTCGCTGTCGCCTTCGATCTTCGAACGCGAGGGCGACGTGGGCATTGCCTACGGCATGGGCCTCACGGCCGAAAAAGTGGCGCAGCAGTGGAAGGTGAGCCGCGAGGCGCAGGATGAATTTGCACTCGCCTCGCACCAGAAGGCACTGGCCGCGCAGAAGGCCGGCAAGTTCACGGGCGAGATCACGCCCATCGAAGTGACCGACCGCACGCCGGACCTTGCCACCGGCGAGTCGATCGCGAAGACTCGCACCGTGAACCTCGACGAAGGCGCGCGCCCCGACACCAGCCTCGAAGGCCTGGCCAAGCTGCGCACCGTGTTCGCCGCGCGCGGCACCGTGACGGCCGGCAACAGCTCGCAGACTTCCGACGGCGCGGGCGCGCTGATCCTCGCGAGCGAAAAGGCCGTGAAGCAGTACGGCCTCACGCCGCTCGCGCGCTTCGTGAGCTTTGCCAGCAAGGGCGTGCCGCCGCACATCATGGGCATCGGCCCGATCGAGGCCATTCCGGCCGCGCTGCGCTATGCGGGCCTCAAGCACGAGGACATCGACTGGTTCGAGCTCAACGAGGCCTTCGCGGCGCAATCGCTCGCGGTGATCAACACGCTGGGCCTCGATCCGAGCAAGGTCAATCCGATGGGCGGCGCCATTGCACTGGGCCATCCGCTCGGCGCGACGGGCGCGATCCGCGCGGCGACGGTGGTGCATGCGCTGCGCCGCGAGAACCTGAAGTACGGCATGGTCACGATGTGCGTGGGGATGGGACAGGGCGCCGCAGGCATCTTCGAGCGCGTGTAG
- a CDS encoding endonuclease domain-containing protein has product MKEDAGMSGPLSRERERARVRARALREAPTDAESLLWYHLRDRRLANFKFRRQRPIGPYFADFACLEAKLIVELDGGQHVEAAAYDENRTRFMEAQGYRVLRFWNNEVLTQTDAVRERILQALQEDNPHPSPLPQAGEGARQDTRTEEKP; this is encoded by the coding sequence ATGAAAGAGGACGCTGGCATGTCTGGTCCCCTCTCCCGCGAGCGGGAGAGGGCTAGGGTGAGGGCAAGAGCATTGCGCGAAGCCCCCACGGACGCCGAGTCCCTCCTCTGGTACCACCTGCGCGACCGCCGCCTTGCCAATTTCAAGTTTCGTCGTCAACGTCCGATCGGTCCGTATTTCGCAGACTTTGCATGCCTCGAAGCGAAGCTGATCGTCGAACTGGATGGTGGGCAGCATGTGGAAGCTGCGGCATATGACGAGAACCGGACACGCTTCATGGAGGCGCAGGGCTATCGCGTCCTCCGGTTCTGGAACAACGAAGTGCTGACGCAGACGGATGCCGTTCGCGAACGGATCCTGCAGGCGCTGCAGGAAGACAACCCTCACCCCAGCCCTCTCCCGCAAGCGGGAGAGGGGGCAAGACAAGATACAAGGACTGAAGAGAAGCCATGA